A DNA window from Engystomops pustulosus chromosome 10, aEngPut4.maternal, whole genome shotgun sequence contains the following coding sequences:
- the IER5 gene encoding immediate early response gene 5 protein — protein MQQEAAASAEPESREPPPPGLGFRLEAHRIVSISLGKIYHSRVQRGGIKLHKNLMVSLVLRSAQQVYLSQSPEDYVVYPSLQPETCTPEPPPAAEEQAAACAPSPDPRTCSCRTQEVPCCLCPVPEAAEPPASPACCRKRSGGSAHDGPLMKRARREQREQEVPEPGDEVEEEEMETENVANLISIFGSSFSGLLSKEPGPQQEPGQEVQELDSSSTSSPAGQSCSEPAIAPSITPWSTAIEAF, from the coding sequence ATGCAACAAGAAGCCGCCGCCAGCGCTGAGCCGGAGAGCAGGGAGCCGCCTCCCCCCGGGCTGGGCTTCCGCCTGGAGGCGCACCGGATTGTCAGCATCTCGCTGGGGAAGATCTACCATTCCCGGGTGCAGCGCGGCGGCATCAAGCTGCACAAGAACCTCATGGTGTCCCTGGTGCTGCGCAGCGCCCAGCAGGTGTATCTCAGCCAGAGCCCGGAGGACTATGTGGTGTATCCAAGCCTGCAGCCAGAGACCTGCACCCCAGAGCCGCCCCCTGCCGCAGAGGAGCAAGCCGCAGCGTGTGCACCGAGCCCAGACCCCAGGACGTGTTCGTGCAGGACGCAGGAGGTTCCGTGCTGCCTGTGCCCCGTGCCCGAGGCCGCCGAGCCCCCCGCCAGCCCGGCCTGCTGCAGGAAGCGGAGCGGGGGCAGCGCGCACGACGGGCCGCTCATGAAGCGAGCGAGGAGGGAGCAGCGGGAGCAGGAGGTGCCGGAGCCCGGGgacgaggtggaggaggaggagatggagaccGAGAACGTAGCCAACCTCATCAGTATCTTCGGCTCCAGCTTCTCGGGACTGCTGAGCAAGGAGCCGGGGCCGCAGCAGGAGCCGGGccaggaggtgcaggagctggactCTAGCAGCACCTCCAGCCCAGCAGGACAGAGCTGCAGCGAGCCCGCCATAGCCCCCAGCATAACCCCCTGGAGCACGGCCATAGAGGCCTTCTGA